A genomic region of Candidatus Pseudomonas phytovorans contains the following coding sequences:
- a CDS encoding AraC family transcriptional regulator, producing the protein MPRSHAALWRDPALPHVESRRACHSRACYKAHSHPTFSIGAVDAGHSLFSGAANGQERLTPGTLVLVPAHRVHACNPEPGQAWSYQMLHVDPDWLTHVRLESGLGGASPGEPARICRVPAVYAQFCALNRLLFSSASTHEKDAALIAFVGDLDFSAQAPLAAAPALGATALCGLIARVEGQDPAQLSLDVLAGEAGLGRYQLIRAFRTATGFTPHAYLLNARVNRGRRLLGEGLALAEVAYRLGFADQSHFQRVFKAHVGVTPGQYRGN; encoded by the coding sequence ATGCCCCGCTCCCACGCCGCGCTGTGGCGCGACCCGGCACTCCCGCATGTGGAAAGCCGCCGCGCCTGCCATAGCCGGGCCTGTTACAAGGCCCACAGTCACCCGACGTTTTCCATCGGTGCGGTGGATGCCGGTCACAGCCTTTTCAGCGGTGCCGCGAATGGGCAGGAACGGCTGACGCCCGGCACCCTCGTACTGGTGCCAGCTCACCGTGTCCACGCCTGTAACCCTGAGCCCGGGCAAGCCTGGAGCTACCAGATGCTGCATGTGGATCCCGACTGGCTAACACACGTGCGCCTGGAGTCGGGGCTGGGCGGCGCCAGCCCTGGTGAGCCGGCGCGTATCTGCCGGGTGCCGGCGGTGTATGCGCAGTTCTGCGCGCTGAACAGGTTGCTGTTCTCCAGCGCCAGCACTCATGAGAAGGATGCGGCGCTGATTGCCTTTGTGGGTGACCTGGACTTTTCCGCCCAAGCGCCACTGGCAGCGGCGCCCGCCTTGGGGGCGACCGCGTTGTGCGGATTGATCGCACGCGTCGAAGGCCAGGACCCCGCGCAACTGAGCCTGGACGTGCTGGCCGGCGAGGCCGGGCTTGGGCGCTACCAGTTGATCCGCGCATTCCGCACGGCCACCGGGTTCACGCCGCATGCCTACCTGCTCAACGCCCGGGTCAATCGCGGGCGGCGGTTGCTGGGTGAAGGGCTGGCACTGGCGGAGGTGGCCTACCGGCTCGGCTTTGCAGACCAAAGCCATTTCCAGCGGGTGTTCAAGGCCCATGTGGGGGTGACACCGGGGCAATATCGAGGAAACTGA
- a CDS encoding LysE family translocator: MDLSSLLLFIPACFALNMAPGPNNLLSLHNASRYGLRTACVAGGGRIVAFSGMIALAAMGLAVVLHTSEYLFLAIKVVGAAYLFYIAWQLWRAPVGEAVAAMDHPRGTWRLTRQEFWVAAGNPKAILIFTAFLLQFVTVGSATPVSEQFLWLGVLFLLLEWAAIAIYAGLGAYLQRWFSQPGPRRVFNRVSASLLGCAGLGLLAARR, encoded by the coding sequence ATGGATCTTTCAAGCCTGCTGCTTTTCATCCCCGCCTGCTTCGCCCTCAACATGGCGCCGGGGCCGAACAACCTGCTGTCGCTGCACAATGCCAGCCGCTACGGCCTGCGCACGGCGTGCGTGGCAGGTGGTGGTCGTATCGTCGCCTTCAGCGGCATGATCGCCCTGGCGGCCATGGGCCTGGCCGTGGTCCTGCACACCAGTGAATACCTGTTCCTGGCCATCAAGGTAGTGGGGGCGGCGTACCTGTTCTACATCGCGTGGCAACTGTGGCGGGCACCGGTAGGCGAGGCCGTGGCGGCAATGGATCACCCGCGTGGCACCTGGCGCCTGACGCGCCAGGAGTTCTGGGTGGCGGCCGGCAACCCCAAGGCCATCCTGATCTTCACCGCCTTCCTGCTGCAGTTCGTTACGGTCGGCAGCGCCACCCCGGTGAGCGAGCAGTTCTTGTGGCTGGGCGTGCTGTTCCTGCTGCTGGAATGGGCCGCCATTGCCATCTACGCCGGCCTGGGCGCCTACCTGCAGCGCTGGTTCAGCCAGCCAGGCCCGCGCCGCGTATTCAACCGGGTCAGCGCCTCCCTGCTGGGCTGCGCCGGCCTTGGTCTGCTGGCAGCGCGCCGCTAG
- a CDS encoding Fic family protein — protein MFKHPPQTLANPFDSFDTADIMSYFGYHSIIDGDGKYLHFDQLRRRLPKNIDPTVAWSLIKDARRQQQSVPIMLGEPEEPCRFVATPAILRAISLCDQKTTTAALTYMTSQIGEGKQIQYLMTDLINEEAISSSQLEGSATTTKVAKNLLRTERKGKDEGEKMIIGNYRMMECAWKNRDESLTIELMLELHQVGVEGIDDEHYHPGTLRNNDDIEVRDGDGNIVHQPPSAATLKYRLTEIIDWINQDHTNKNDGNYIHPMVKAIIIHFAIGYEHPFHDGNGRVARALFYWFMFREGFSAFRYIAISTLLKAAPKRYGMSYVYTETDDMDLTYFVDYQCQMITRAITLFLKNYDAALKSINDFEQFLFKSGLFRKLTTNQRIVFNFANSKEATDFTAKNVMTNLGCSYNTAASVLNGLVEHKVFTKRKDGKTWVYSMETQEAIREALA, from the coding sequence ATGTTCAAGCACCCACCCCAAACCCTCGCGAACCCGTTTGACAGCTTCGACACCGCCGACATCATGAGCTATTTCGGCTATCATTCGATTATTGACGGTGACGGCAAATATCTGCATTTCGATCAGCTTCGCCGGCGGCTTCCAAAAAACATTGATCCGACCGTGGCCTGGTCCCTGATCAAGGACGCGCGGAGGCAACAACAATCCGTGCCTATCATGCTCGGGGAGCCGGAAGAACCTTGCCGTTTCGTTGCAACGCCGGCCATCTTACGGGCTATATCTCTGTGTGATCAGAAGACGACTACAGCCGCCCTCACCTACATGACGTCCCAGATTGGTGAAGGAAAGCAAATCCAATACTTGATGACCGATCTTATCAATGAGGAGGCGATCAGCAGCAGCCAGCTAGAAGGTTCGGCTACGACTACAAAGGTCGCAAAGAACTTGCTGCGAACCGAACGCAAGGGAAAAGACGAAGGCGAAAAAATGATCATCGGGAATTACCGGATGATGGAATGCGCTTGGAAAAACAGGGATGAATCGCTAACCATTGAATTGATGCTGGAGTTGCACCAGGTCGGCGTTGAGGGGATAGACGATGAGCACTATCACCCAGGAACGTTGCGCAACAACGATGACATTGAAGTAAGGGACGGGGATGGAAATATAGTCCACCAGCCACCGTCGGCGGCAACATTGAAATATCGACTTACTGAAATCATAGATTGGATCAATCAGGATCATACCAACAAAAACGATGGCAATTATATCCACCCGATGGTCAAAGCCATCATTATTCACTTTGCTATAGGGTACGAACACCCGTTCCACGATGGTAACGGCCGGGTGGCACGTGCGCTGTTTTATTGGTTCATGTTCAGGGAAGGGTTTTCGGCGTTTCGGTACATCGCTATCAGCACGCTATTGAAAGCTGCACCTAAGCGTTATGGTATGAGCTACGTCTATACAGAAACCGATGACATGGACCTGACCTATTTCGTGGACTACCAGTGCCAGATGATCACCAGGGCAATCACGCTTTTCCTCAAAAACTATGATGCCGCCTTGAAATCAATCAATGACTTTGAACAGTTCCTGTTCAAGTCTGGCCTCTTTCGCAAGCTCACAACTAACCAGCGGATAGTGTTCAATTTCGCGAACAGTAAAGAGGCAACTGACTTCACTGCCAAAAACGTTATGACCAACCTAGGCTGCTCATACAACACAGCTGCATCAGTCCTGAATGGCCTGGTCGAACACAAGGTATTCACGAAGCGCAAAGACGGCAAAACCTGGGTCTATTCGATGGAAACCCAGGAAGCCATAAGAGAAGCATTGGCCTAA
- a CDS encoding autotransporter outer membrane beta-barrel domain-containing protein, with amino-acid sequence MRCTRLLLPVAFPLLALPLLAHSQSLTVTPGENLGALVQTPAADDFTISGGTVQSLQQGDGQDTFTMSGGTLGSLNQGGDMDTFTMTGGTITGAFEDGDTAWFKGGSIGRIDLKLADNFLEISQGLGVDTVVVGNVVSGLGNDTIILTGGTIGGDISTSSGVDKITISGGTLKGEIRTGNGKDEFTWTGGQIGKRVIMENDDDTAIVRALDLGNSTVILDGGTGTDTLTFEQSQVGQGALYTNWEAINLKQGSQLTLNDTLTLGDLGSDQPRVIPATGTGTLQIDASSSLISRQGSIVSIQSDNKASLINAGTVDLSRGNDAQGRLTLQGDYTGNNGSLRLNSVLAGDGAASDRLVVSRGAISGSTRLLINNLNGAGAATAQNGIQVVEARDGATSTATAFVQTQTLSVGAYDYRLFKGGVTAGSENSWYLRSTLVAPPAPAPVTDPEQPTQPSEPGEPPVIAPAETPPVAAPAPGQVDLPAPVQGESLPLYRPEVPVYAAAPRGAAIIARQALGTFHQRQGDQQLLQGEGALPASWGQAYGGTLHQQWSGTVSPSLDGDLYGFKVGQDLYAKVGGNGYRQHVGFYVSHSRLDADVKGFALAVQDRSVGDLKLDGDSFGTYWTLVGPQGTYLDAVLQYTRLDGRARSERGDKLNIDGHAWTASLESGYPIALSERWTLEPQAQLIAQKVSLDSASDSISRISHDAQVELTGRLGVRLEGAFKGSSGRLLQPYAQVNLWHGDGGRDTLTFDDVDKIKTDYRYTSVQLESGVVAQVNEALSLHGGVQYTANLDSRQQEASGMNLGVRWQF; translated from the coding sequence ATGCGATGCACCCGCTTGCTGTTGCCTGTTGCCTTTCCCCTGCTGGCACTGCCATTGCTGGCCCACTCCCAATCCCTGACGGTTACGCCCGGTGAGAATCTTGGCGCCCTTGTGCAAACGCCGGCTGCTGACGACTTCACCATCAGCGGCGGTACAGTGCAGTCGTTGCAACAAGGCGATGGCCAGGACACCTTCACCATGTCTGGCGGTACGCTAGGGTCTTTAAACCAGGGCGGTGACATGGACACGTTCACCATGACCGGCGGCACCATCACGGGCGCGTTTGAAGATGGCGACACGGCGTGGTTCAAAGGCGGCAGCATTGGCCGAATAGACCTCAAGCTCGCTGACAACTTCCTGGAGATATCCCAAGGGCTCGGGGTCGACACAGTTGTTGTTGGCAACGTAGTCAGCGGCCTTGGTAACGACACGATCATCCTGACTGGCGGCACCATCGGAGGTGACATCAGTACCAGTAGCGGCGTTGACAAGATAACCATCAGCGGCGGCACGCTCAAAGGCGAAATACGAACGGGCAACGGCAAAGATGAATTTACCTGGACCGGTGGCCAGATCGGTAAGCGGGTCATCATGGAGAATGACGACGACACCGCCATCGTCCGCGCCCTCGACCTTGGCAACTCTACCGTCATCCTGGACGGCGGCACCGGCACGGACACGCTGACGTTCGAGCAGAGCCAGGTCGGCCAAGGTGCGTTGTACACCAACTGGGAGGCCATCAACCTCAAGCAGGGTAGCCAGCTTACCCTCAACGACACCCTGACGCTGGGCGACCTTGGCAGTGATCAGCCACGCGTGATCCCGGCCACAGGCACCGGCACCTTGCAAATCGATGCAAGCAGCTCGCTGATCAGCCGCCAAGGCAGCATTGTCAGTATCCAGAGTGACAACAAGGCATCGCTGATCAACGCCGGCACCGTCGACCTGAGCCGTGGCAACGACGCTCAGGGCCGCCTTACCCTGCAGGGCGATTACACCGGCAACAACGGCAGCCTGCGCCTGAATAGCGTGCTGGCGGGCGATGGCGCTGCCTCCGACCGCCTGGTGGTCAGCCGTGGCGCCATCAGCGGCTCCACTCGCTTGCTCATCAACAACCTCAATGGCGCAGGTGCGGCGACTGCACAGAACGGCATTCAGGTCGTCGAAGCGCGTGACGGTGCCACCAGCACTGCCACTGCATTCGTGCAGACCCAAACGCTGTCGGTGGGTGCCTATGACTACCGCCTGTTCAAAGGTGGCGTGACCGCTGGCAGCGAAAACAGCTGGTATCTGCGTTCGACCCTGGTCGCGCCACCTGCTCCGGCACCGGTCACAGATCCCGAACAGCCGACACAACCCTCGGAACCGGGCGAGCCACCCGTGATAGCACCTGCCGAGACGCCACCGGTTGCCGCACCGGCACCCGGGCAGGTGGACCTGCCGGCCCCCGTGCAAGGCGAAAGCCTGCCGCTGTATCGCCCGGAAGTTCCGGTGTATGCCGCAGCCCCACGGGGCGCCGCAATAATCGCCCGCCAGGCATTGGGTACCTTCCACCAACGCCAGGGCGACCAGCAATTGCTGCAAGGCGAAGGCGCCCTGCCTGCCAGTTGGGGGCAGGCCTACGGCGGCACGCTTCACCAGCAATGGAGCGGTACGGTCAGCCCGAGCCTGGATGGCGACCTGTACGGTTTCAAAGTCGGCCAGGACCTGTACGCCAAGGTTGGCGGCAATGGATATCGCCAGCATGTCGGCTTTTACGTCAGCCATAGCCGCCTGGACGCCGATGTAAAAGGCTTCGCCCTTGCTGTGCAGGACCGCAGCGTGGGGGACCTGAAACTCGATGGCGACAGCTTCGGCACTTACTGGACGCTGGTAGGGCCACAAGGCACATACCTGGATGCAGTGCTGCAGTACACCCGCCTCGATGGCCGGGCCCGCTCTGAGCGTGGTGACAAGCTGAACATCGACGGCCACGCCTGGACGGCTTCGCTGGAGTCCGGCTACCCCATCGCCCTGTCCGAACGCTGGACGCTGGAACCGCAAGCCCAGCTGATTGCGCAAAAGGTCTCGCTCGACAGCGCCAGCGACAGCATCTCACGCATCAGCCACGACGCCCAGGTTGAGCTGACTGGCCGGTTGGGGGTACGCCTGGAGGGTGCGTTCAAAGGCAGCAGCGGGCGCCTGTTGCAGCCCTATGCGCAGGTGAACCTGTGGCACGGCGACGGCGGCCGCGACACCTTGACCTTCGATGATGTAGACAAGATCAAGACCGACTACCGCTACACCTCGGTGCAACTGGAAAGCGGCGTGGTAGCACAGGTCAACGAAGCGCTGAGCCTGCATGGCGGCGTGCAGTACACCGCCAACCTGGACAGCCGCCAGCAGGAAGCCAGCGGCATGAACCTGGGGGTGCGCTGGCAGTTCTAG
- a CDS encoding peptidylprolyl isomerase, whose translation MKAQARHILVKTADEAEKLKQRIANGEAFDVLAKKFSICPSGKRGGDLGEVRPGQMVGAIDQVIFKKPLRVVHGPIKSKFGYHLVQTFYRD comes from the coding sequence ATGAAAGCCCAAGCCCGCCACATCCTGGTCAAAACCGCTGACGAAGCCGAAAAGCTCAAACAGCGCATCGCCAACGGCGAGGCTTTCGATGTGCTCGCCAAAAAATTTTCTATCTGCCCTTCCGGCAAGCGCGGCGGCGACTTGGGCGAGGTGCGCCCGGGCCAGATGGTCGGCGCTATCGACCAGGTGATTTTCAAGAAGCCTTTGCGTGTAGTGCACGGGCCGATCAAGAGCAAGTTCGGCTACCACCTGGTGCAAACGTTCTACCGCGATTGA
- the eco gene encoding serine protease inhibitor ecotin, producing the protein MRHTPITAILALTLAAAAPAMAASLKDVAPYPAAEKGFTRQVIHLPVQADESAYKLEILAGKTLQVDCNHQRLGGSLEERTLEGWGYNYYRLDKVSGPVSTLMACPDGKKTEAFVPVVGDGFLLRYNSKLPVVVYVPKDVEVRYRVWSASQDVQKAKVE; encoded by the coding sequence ATGCGCCATACCCCGATAACCGCAATTCTGGCTCTCACCCTGGCTGCCGCCGCGCCTGCGATGGCTGCCAGCCTGAAGGACGTCGCGCCTTACCCAGCGGCGGAAAAAGGCTTTACCCGGCAGGTCATCCACCTGCCGGTACAGGCCGATGAGTCGGCATACAAACTGGAAATCCTCGCCGGCAAAACGTTGCAGGTCGACTGCAATCACCAGCGCCTGGGCGGTAGCCTGGAAGAACGCACTCTGGAGGGCTGGGGGTACAACTACTACCGTCTGGACAAAGTCAGCGGCCCGGTGAGCACGCTGATGGCTTGCCCGGACGGCAAAAAGACCGAGGCCTTCGTGCCGGTGGTGGGCGACGGCTTCCTGCTGCGCTACAACAGCAAGCTGCCGGTGGTGGTCTATGTGCCCAAGGATGTCGAGGTACGCTACCGCGTGTGGTCGGCGTCGCAGGATGTGCAAAAGGCCAAAGTAGAGTAA
- the hbdH gene encoding 3-hydroxybutyrate dehydrogenase, protein MALTGKTALITGSTSGIGLGIAQVLARAGANIVLNGFGDPAPAIAEIARHGVKVVHHPADLSDVAQIEALFALAEREFAGIDILVNNAGIQHVAPVEQFPQESWDKIIALNLSAVFHGTRLALPGMRTRNWGRIINIASVHGLVGSTGKAAYVAAKHGVVGLTKVVGLETATSNVTCNAICPGWVLTPLVQKQIDDRAANGGDPLQAQHDLLAEKQPSLAFVTPEHLGELVLFLCSEAASQVRGAAWNVDGGWLAQ, encoded by the coding sequence ATGGCCCTCACAGGCAAGACTGCACTCATCACCGGTTCCACCAGCGGCATCGGCCTGGGCATCGCTCAGGTGCTGGCCCGCGCTGGCGCCAACATCGTGCTCAACGGCTTTGGCGACCCGGCACCCGCCATCGCCGAGATCGCCCGCCATGGGGTGAAGGTTGTCCATCACCCGGCCGACCTGTCGGACGTGGCCCAGATTGAAGCGTTGTTCGCACTGGCCGAACGCGAATTCGCGGGCATCGACATTCTGGTCAACAACGCCGGTATCCAGCATGTGGCGCCGGTAGAGCAATTCCCCCAGGAAAGCTGGGACAAGATCATCGCCCTCAACCTGTCAGCCGTGTTCCATGGCACACGCCTTGCGCTGCCGGGTATGCGCACGCGCAACTGGGGGCGCATCATCAACATCGCTTCCGTGCATGGCCTGGTCGGCTCCACCGGCAAGGCGGCCTACGTGGCAGCCAAGCACGGTGTGGTCGGCCTGACCAAGGTGGTGGGCCTGGAAACTGCCACCAGCAACGTCACCTGCAACGCCATCTGCCCCGGCTGGGTGCTGACACCGCTGGTGCAAAAGCAGATCGACGATCGTGCTGCCAACGGTGGCGATCCGCTGCAAGCACAGCATGATCTGCTGGCCGAGAAGCAACCGTCGCTGGCGTTTGTCACCCCCGAGCACCTGGGTGAACTGGTACTCTTCCTGTGCAGCGAGGCCGCAAGCCAGGTTCGTGGCGCCGCCTGGAACGTCGATGGTGGCTGGTTGGCCCAGTGA